Within Cydia pomonella isolate Wapato2018A chromosome 26, ilCydPomo1, whole genome shotgun sequence, the genomic segment CTAACcccgttagatttttttttatggggttatgtaaaaaatgtagtttacaAGAACCAGTATGAAAATGTCCACGAGCTACAAGCAGAACTTAgacgtattattttaaatatccaccacaccataattaaaaaatcgacaGGGAGTGAAATAATGAAAAGAGTGAGACTTTGTATTGAACAGGATGGAAAACATTTTGAGCATTTGataaattgatttaattttgtattaaaaatattaaaatgcatggcatttttatttcgttatttAGCAAAAAAGTAATTCTCACATTGAAGCCTTTCGATCGATATGACAAAGCTacagggtatttttttttctcgtgtagagggttcgattcccggtttaaccatgaaattatttaaaatgcaattcaacttgtttttttaaatcgaaataaTGTCTTCTTTCAGTAAGATGttcatttacaaaaattaaggTACTTTTCCTCCAATGAcgcgatattttttttccatacatttttttttcaaaaaaaattaaaaaagtatgaatgcaatttaactaagttttaaaaataaaatgaagtcttctttcagcaaaatatgctatctatgatatttaaggtactttccctccaTGTGGCATCGCcgtgggacgccctgtatatcatagctaaaagagggaaatggttttctaacatatttcctgcgtgcagtcgccgcagaaagtttcggtacggttcgtggcattcttttagaaaattttggtgcatatagattactaagagccagcgatgcttgTTATAATCTTGTCTATAAAAATTCAGGCCACAAATTTGCAGGAACACAATGTTCCGAAGATTTATTACAtatcttctgttgatattttagtcaaggtattcgatgtagTAAAATGAGGTTATAGCggattaaattgccaaatcctatagagataaaacactacagagtgaagctctgatggcccttcttctgccgacgaagatggaggtggttctacttttaccattcaggggatgaccgactaactgtgggcgtttggaaacgggaaagggagtattttctctttccttcccattttgtaggtgttggcaaagagaatttgaaatggaggtggactgtcaaacaaaattttgttgctacagtaaaattgctgctatatctttcgacacatgatagaAATtgtagaacaccatttgactttcctttccttgatgatctttttgatccttattcgtttactaatatatgttaaaattgttaaagacctaaaagtggcgccatctaatagataaaaggccaaatgtttgacagcatcgtttcgagcgatggcaccataacgttacaaaagttttaatcatatgtccaaagatggcagtaaatatacgtgtctacaaagttttcttagttattaataaatataaaattccttttccgtgcaggctttttaaattttgatatacgaaaaagcatctataaaaaattaagagcaatcaacattatttagaggtcgctataaatgaaacaatactgctatacaaaatagtatgaaaataaattgacccatcaataaatctgctttggaaatgtcttttagggctctttattcgttttatttattatttataagtatgcttaAAAAGATGgcgatcattttttttttgttttaggtaactttgcatttttgtatttgtatgaggatattgcaaatcacaaaatcatagcgaccacctaatcattcgcaatgagttcaaatttggcacatagattactgttctataaagggagccatgtgaagataaaatcctttcaacttttttctacatacaaagttggaccatcctattcgataattatgttttttgtcaatttagtttttataaattcttctaaacagcggagccataggtacatttattcagttttaagggctcctctacacgatggcccagcgtaggacgcagctatgcggtgaaatgagatagcaatatcacttgctccctctaacgcagtggttcctaaccttgtcagttctgccacccctatgactaactagggaacccgattttacccctactcccaataaatatcaatattctttcttacaggtctaatttctgttatatttaattgagcttattacctccgtaaaataccagatttaccactacgggggtaattaccctcaagttaggaaccgctgctctaacgcataaatgcgcccctatagtctgtatcttgacgtatttaaaaaaaggtaaacaaacaatttgtaaattttcgggtagttttaatatttattggttaatcaaccaaatacaaaaccgcctggatctgtcactgaacgacctgactttaaacctacgttatttgatcatgtaatgttttcatctaccctcagctgccttaaggagccatttgagggtagattttgtttacctatttttaaatacctaaagatacagactataggacTTGCCTAcgttgggccatcgtgtagaggagccataagctatgctcgcgaggtctacagctcacagagctactagttataatctcttcgaatatatctcttatttttaaacatactcctatagttttattttttatttttgtgtcattattaaacttaatgacacaaaaataatatacagaacccacgtcgttattattgttttaaccctcggtattaggtttcgaattttgagtttggtttctgttaacgagtgcagaaaaatcatgccaattgtaccctcggtaatgaaagctcaattcgcgataatagaatcacagcctgtcccttgccacggtaatagaagatttggtcattttggcttcaaaaaatattttaatacatataataacccaaaatgaatccaaaaacgtgtgaaacggaaagttcattaaatgctctgatgaaaaaaaaatattgctggctgttagacagcattgatacccttaatttttggatctcttttgaaaagttcctgaactaccacggtaataggtgcctttaccctagtcGCTTTCTAAAAGCATTGCCAGTGCCAAGTTTGGgattattttgaaatttgttttgTCTTGAGAATCAAACCAAGGAAGAGCTACGTTAAGAAAGAGGATGTGTCATAAATCATTAATCATAAATCtttatttgtccaacataggtATACAGGTTGTAACATTATGGTATAGCTTCACTATGTGGCGCCTTTCGGCATACAAATTGTAAGGGCATGCATGTCACCTTATTTATACTAAACTTAAATTAGGTCTTCCAGAAACTCGTTAACAGTGTAGTAGCACTTATCGACTAGTAATTTTTTTAGGAGGGTTTTGAAAATATTCAGGTTTTGTACAGATTTAATTCGTAGTGGTAATTTATTATAGAGTTTTGGAGCCATTCcaactaataaatatatgtgTATAATTCAAACTGTAATTTTACTGAATCATTGACGCACCTGAGTTTTATGAGTTGCGTACGTGTTTGTTTTATTGATCTAAATATAATTTGTCGATTTATTCCTGAGATTGGAAAATTGGAATAATACTAGCTGCTGCCCTTGACTTCATCTGCGTGTGGCTTATTTTTTATCCAATGTGCTTTTTaatgattccccatacaaactgcTTTATTTGAGAGATAAATATTATTCCTGAATATTGTTTAATGGTAATTATTCAATTTTAGCATATTCTTACATGCGGTGCATAAATTATCAAAGTTCCACCCCGCTTTTCACCTTTTTAGGGCCACACTAGCGACTTTTGAGCGTCGTCTAGTCAGCACTATGGAAAATGACGTCAccgcgcagttgcgccaacgacgcgtcgagcagcagccatagagttgacttaACGCCAACGCTCGTAAGACGCTCTTTCGGGGATAAAAACAATCCTTTGTGCTTCCTcaggactcaaactatctctgtaccaaatttcaagtaAATCTGTTCAGCGAGTTAATCGGGAAGTGGTAAGAGACAGACTGTCACATTTTTAATGAGTACCTATTATTCTGCCTTCCTAAGCTAAAGACGGTATCtgaataataaatgaattaaaatgtaaatgcttttTGGCAATGCTTTTAGGTTGACATTTTAAGGTACATGTTTGCgtgaaattttcttttaaaatactgctttttagggttccgtagccaaatggcaaaaaacggaacccttatagattcgtcatgtccgtctgtctgtccgtttatgtcacaaccacttttttccgaaactataagagctatactgttcaaacttggtaagtagatgtattctatgaaccgcactaagatttttacacaaaaataaaaaaaaacaataaattttgggggttccccatacttagaactgaaactcaataaatcttttttcatcaaacccatacgtgtggggtatctatggataggtcttcaaaaatgatattgaggtttctaatataatttttttctaaactgaatagtttgcgcgagagacacttcaaaagtggtaaaatgtgtgtccccccccccctgtaacttctaaaataagagaatgataaacctaaaaatatatatgatgtacattaccatgcaaacttccaccgaaaattggtttgatcgAGATCTAGtaactggtttttttttaatacgtcataaatggtacggaacccttcatgggcgagtccgactcacacttggccgcttttagtTTAGCAGTTATGCCTGGTTGTTGTAAGCCTGCCTttgactagattttttttttaacgtgtaATCTTATGCAACAGATGTTGTTGACGCCCGGCATCTCTCAATTTCcatgataaaatgagtgacgttcaccgccgcattactgttgcgattatgacgttcatttcTTTACTCTTTTATCTAGGAAACTGACAGACAgcggcaacaacgacgccgcaGCAGTCATGCAGCTGCAGTTAATATCGGTAACTCACTTTTAACTTTCTGCACAACAACAATTTATGTCAGTGCAGTGTCATTCGTCTCAAGTCACAAAGTCGCGTCATACGCACTGCGTCATATACACTTTGTGTGTAACTTACGTTAAAATATAACGGTCGCTTTTTTCCGCGCGACATTTTTCTCTTGACGAAATGACAAATACATAGAGGACAAGCGAATGTGCTTTAATATATCTTCatttcaaggttttttttttcaactaaaATGATAATACCAAGATTTTGTATTGTCGAGATCCAGATTACAGAACTTCAGTTGAGACCAACTTTCAAAGTATAAAAAGATTCACTTATACAATCAGCACCAATAATTGCGGAGAGAAATATGACTCAACGAAGTATGAACCAACTTATAAAAGATTTACAAAAGATCTCAACAGTTCGCGTTCAATTCAAACCtcaaaaaatatctaatttagTAAAGCTTATAAGAGAAAGTTAGATTAGGTACTTTTAATGCCTACGGCATAGTCTCGTCCTTGATGATGTTTTTTTGGTAACTTAAAAGTAATTGTAACCATTGTAGTAGTTTATTTTTCGATGTTAACGagtgataatatttaaaaaaggttcTTGGTTAAATACTGTATTGTTCAGAATTGCTTTAATTCAAGGCATACGGGATTCAGAAATTCATTTAGTGTGAGGTCTTCGGTGAGGAATTTAGTTGCATCCGCATCCGCACTGTCCGCAGATGGAGACGGAGCCGCAGGCGGGTGCGCAGCCGCCGAAGCAGACGGAGCCGAGCACAGGCACGGCGCCGGTGACGCAGGTCGTGCCGCACGCGTCGATGGTGCCGGCCGCGCCCACCTGTCCGCAGCCCTGCCCGCCGTACGAACCGCAGCTGCCGCCGGAACTGGAGGAGCGGCTAATCGAACCGCTCAGCACGGACtgaaaaatattgtacaaaattcTTTGGACCCGTTTTCTTTGCTCTTGAATGTTCATGAAACACTACGATATTTTCAACAACATAATCCTAACAGCTGGTGTGTTacacacataaaataaatatttattgtgtatcACAAATCATGAactaattcaaaattaaaagatTAATTCATGTACACATACATTAAAACAGCCTTACAACTCAATATAGGTACTTAGTATTCACTTTAGTCGTTAGACTCctacgtaagtaaataataaatgtctttttcaacacacttgctcaaaacgacgtttttattccaccgatttttggctcattatcctagatattaaacacgcctgctttttagggttccgtagccaaaaggcataaaacggaacccttatagtttcgccatgtccgtctgtctgtctgtctgtctgtctgtctgtctgtctgtctgtctgtctgtctgtctgtccgaggctttgctccgtggtcgttagtgctagaaagctgaaatttggcatggatatataaatcaataaagccgacaaagtcgtacaataaaatctaaaaatttaattttttttagggtacctcccctacacgtaaagtgggggtgaattttttttttcgcttcaaccctagagtgtggggtatcgttggaaaggtctttcaaaactaataggggttttcaagaaacattttttgataaagtgaatatattcggagataatcgctccgaaagaaaaaaaaaatgtgtccccccccctctaacttttgaaccataggtccaaaaaatatgaaaaaaatcgtggaagtagagcttaagaaagacattaaatgaaaactatagcggacatgatcagtttagctgtttttgagttatcgcaaaaagttttcccttcatagtaaaaagacttactttaataaggtactgattatgcaaatttgcctatttgtttaactcgggtgaaaggtaccgtatcatcccttggttaacaatttactatactttaagctccagtttagcttattgtgacggaagagtaactacggaaccctacactgagcgtggcccgacatgctcttggccggttttttattttattctgtataTTATatcactcgtgctttttcatgaTATTATTCGACTGAggtaagaaggtaactgattgctaataatatgcatggaaacggagccttctcaatttggtcgagtaatacattttttaaaccaactattaggtttcaaatgttagttcaaagaggttttatcgcaccaaacatttttttatagattaaattatctcgtataGTTATTAacgaataaacataacattttatcgatttgatctccctacgtctaataaaaatattagctttaaaaaaaaaactggctgtttgtcgatttcgttcacgcctttgccttgcgcgcgcactGGAaacgtgcgtaaaaaaaattaaatagttttgcatgtttttagtttatatattgacgaaaatatcattttcaagcattgaaaatgaagaacacataaaattgacgctgccagtaatactaatagagacaagagccgagaacgatagccttttaccatcaaaatcggatGAAAAATAACTGGCAACATACGAATTAGTAGCAACAGCGGGTCTAAAATGGCTAGAGACAGCCCAAGATAGAGAGAAGTGGAATAGCTTGGTGGGAGGCTTTTACCCGAAAGTGgcccaaatattttttaagttaaattttaaattaaattattttattttaatttctatatttattttgtttaaagtatgtgtggaagaaataaagctctttattattattattacgacgCACAACGACAACGACCCAcgacaacaacgacccacttttagagcatgagaaatgaaacaAATCTATTAAAGATAGtcgttaaaataaatgaaaattcaaTCAAATATATTTACCTGAATCAGGCAGAGCTGGAGACAGAGGGCAAACACGGTGAAGGGAGACATGTTGCTGGTACTTACTTTCAAATTTACTTGAAACTATACTTGCTTATTTAGCTGTTCACCCTTTTATACTGAAGTGGTTTCGATGGAATGTTAAAAACATTGATAACTCGAACACGTGCATGAAAATCTGTGTTTTgtctattaaatagtattttactgAAACAATGAGGCTTAAGCTGATAGTGACTGTAGACGTGGACAATCACAGGCTGTTTAATTAATTAGTCTATTGTTTTAAATCAAAAGAATTTTCGAGTAGAGATAAAAAACCATTTATAAACTAGCTCTGCAAAGCGAAGAGTCATTCTAGTGAAAACTTCCACTAAGAACAAGTCAAGATGGCCTTTAAAGTTGTGATCTTCTGCGCTGTTGCTGTCCTTGTCCAGGTAAGTcgctttattcatttaattttaa encodes:
- the LOC133532034 gene encoding chorion class high-cysteine HCA protein 12-like; this encodes MSPFTVFALCLQLCLIQSVLSGSISRSSSSGGSCGSYGGQGCGQVGAAGTIDACGTTCVTGAVPVLGSVCFGGCAPACGSVSICGQCGCGCN